The Hydra vulgaris chromosome 05, alternate assembly HydraT2T_AEP genome includes the window AAGTTTtgtaagttaaagtttttaaaatgttaacatgCTTTGATTTTTGGTGGTTTTGTTTGCAAAATgttagtgttttttaaatttacacaaTTTCTTTATGTTTAGAATATTCAAAACTAAAGGCAAAGTTCAAAATCTTGCTGATAAGATAGGTATACAACCTTCATAATAAggaatatacaaaaaaaattaaatacatatatatggtaataattaaaactactttttttttaatgcacaaATTTAGTACGTGGACTACTCAGTGTTCAAGCggatctatttttttttttttttttaatataactgtTTGTTTTACACtgaacttttatgaaaaaattagaattatttatagattaaaCAGATACACTTTTTAGGCAATGAAAATCTGCATTTTGAAAAAGAGTTTTCAACACATTTGGGTATTTCCCACACTAGATGGGCGACACATGGTGTGCCAAGTCCTCTTAATGCTCATCCTCATCGTTCTGACTCTAATAACGGTAAGACGAAAAAAATTCAGCAACGTTTATCTAATAATAGAACAATATAAGTTCTAgaacaaaaatgttgttattacTTTATACTAAATAGACGTATAAAAAGCATACAAAAGATGTGGCAGTATAGTAAAGTTATTAACTATTGCTTTTCGTTTAGAATTTGTTCTGGTTCACAATggaattattactaattataaagaaattagcCAATTTTTGGTGAGAATATGCTAGTTAAAATTTAAGAGTGAATTTTATTCATAtcgttaattttttaattaaaaatgaaggGTTTTTCCATGTAAGTAAATAGGGGAAAATCCTTCAGATAAAAAAGGGTTGTCCTTAAAAAACGTCACGCAATTTTAGacagttttttaaatccttCTTCCCCTACTGAACTTTACCCCTTTTTAAATTactcaacaattttttaaccCCCTATcctctttaaaatttattttgcggTTTTATGcgcaataatatattaattttttttagtttctttgagttattattattttcttttattttgaaagacaTTATTTTTACGCGCATACTAATAACGAATCcacaatgaaaaattttatttgtacgcgagaaactcaaaaatattttatctaataatttaacataatatgGCGTAGAGCCGAGGAcgtaaatacttttaaattttgaggtGCGCCTTGCAAGGGAGCTGTTTCAAAAAACCTTAAGAGACCTTAAGAGActtaaaaaaaccttacttttgatgttttaattagACTTGAAAAAACCTTACTTTTacatttgatgttttatttcaaattagttAATTGTGCTTTAAGTATTATTgcgctttattaaaaattatattgattatggcttttgttttttaaatttcacagAATAAGTGCATCAATGTAGATACATAAATCGACGGACTTAAATAGGTATAGGCACAGTGGgttatattaacattataaaattttatgtcgTTGCgtattaactgtttttatttaataattatattatcattaattacTTCTTCGTCGAAGATAAATCGGCTGTATCATCGAATGATTATACCGAAGACGCAGCGGAGTCTACATTATTCTACTAAAATTTAAgtcaattaaaaaagtcaattcTAACTAAGTTAAATTGAATAGCAACAGTCGAGTGTACAtgcatcgactgagggtttttGTTTGGCTTTTGATCAAAGGAAGAGTTTTTCTAGGATTGAACCTAAAAAAAGAGTTGCGTCACTAAATCGAGTGTCACCCTTGCCATGAAACAAATCGTTACAAAGTAACCAACCCCATTCCGGTTAAAAAAACCCCACCCCCTATCGCATGATGCAATCTGTGGACAGCTGCTGAAATAAAGAGTTAcgttttaacaatgtaaatgtACTCCATAATACTAgctagaaaattaaaaaatgctatattaaaaacttttatttacatttttttttattgttatgtaaaaattttcatgaaagATAAACAGGTCATATATCAACTGactaaataggtagaacatgcaaagAAGTGCAGCTACATTTACTAAGGGTTTTAGTTAGGGCAGCAatcgtttttattatattttgtttatttcttctgtTTTCGAGAAAACCGAGTGAAACTTGGTAAGCAAAACACGTTACCAAAATGATATCAATATACGTATATTCATGAATATACGATATAGTGGTCTACTATAGCGTATATACGCTATAGTAGACGTATATACGCTATAGTAGACCACTATATCGTATATTCACAACTTTTTGGTAACCTTATTTGCTTACCAAATTGCACACGGTTTTTACTACTATTAGTAGATACAgatatttatagatattttgtAAGTTATATTGAATAATATCTTCTGATTCAGGCTAAAAAAGGTTACACTCTTGAATCTCAAACCGATACAGAAGTTAttgctaaattaataaaatatttatttgatcgTGATCAAGAATCACATACATCAATAAAGCTTAGCTTTCCTGAACTTGTAGAGAGGACTGTACGCCAACTGGTAtttgttgtttagttttttgttaattcaaacCGATAGTACTGTTATTTAAAAGACCTTAGTACTAATGTTTTCAAcagttattgttgttgtttaaaatattgacCTGAATTACCATTCAGGAAGGAGCGTATGCTCTTGTCTTCAAAAGCTCTATCTTTCCGAACCAATGCATAGCAACTCGTCGTGGGAGCCCACTTCTTATTGGTGTGAAAAGTGATAAACCAATAAACGTTGATCAAATTCCTGTCTTGTCAACACGACAATTTAATAGTGAAAAGGCTAATTACACTGAAAAGCAGTGTAATGGtaagtaaaataatacaatCTAATATAGTACATAGAGTTTAATCTATCGTATTTACTGATATAGTTTCTGAAGAAATatcttacaaattaaaactatttaggtTCTGTTGGTGACAACACCTCATACATCTCTTACCCAGAGGGTGAGCACTTTTTTGTTGCTGAAAATGCAGCAATGGAGTATTTTTTTGCATCAGACGCaaggtataattaaaattatatatatatatatatgtgtgtatatatatatatgtgtgtttatatatatatatatatatatatatatatatatatatatatatatatatatatgtgtgtgtatatatatatatatatatatatatatatatatatatatatataaatatatatatatatatatatatatatatatatatgtgtgtgtgtatatatatatatatatatatatatatatatatatatatatatatatatatatatatatgtatttttttgtttatactattattaactCAAGTATTGGCAATGTATTCTTTTTTGATTGTTCTCATTTATTCTAGTGCAATAATAGAACATACaaaaagagttatttttttggaaGATGAAGATTTGGCTTGGGTCAAAGATGGAAGTATTGGATTTCTCTATtttcttgcaaaaaaatatttaagttttcaaTTTGAAAGTTGCTTATTTTAGTTGTTTGAGTTTATTAAGGGACCATTTTTGGTTCATTTAAGGAATTAGAAATCATAGGGAAGGTCTTGGAGCATGGAGCCTTATTCCTACCTTGTTTTGgagcctatttttttttatttctttaaagttttgttttagatttacaAATTGCACGCATGAACAATAAAACTTCATCAACAAGAGATGTGCAAACATTACAACTAGAGATCCAAGAAATAATGAGAGGTAACTGCAGATTTAGgtctatgtttgttttttatttttttattagcactatgtatatttttttcattagtataTTCATATGTATTCATTTTCAAATGTATATTCATCATTTTATTAGCactatgtataattttttcatttctaattgtctgtttttaacattttggaattttttggtttgaaatttattataaacattgataaatataagtttttaattgaaaaaatttcttgtttaatttttgatactAATATTGTCtgctttatttaaatacaaacagCTTGTCAatgcatttaaataatatttaaatttttttaggtagTTATTCATCTTTTATGCAAAAGGAAATAATGGAGCAACCAGAAAGTGTCTACAACACAATGAGAGGAAGagtaaactttcaaaataacaGTGTTTTACTTGGTGGATTGGTATCACACATGGGTTACATTAAAAGATGCAGACGACTTATATTCATTGCATGTGGAACAAGTTATCATAGTGCTGTTGCTGTatgatcttttttcttttgattataatttttaattgagttaTAATTGTTTTGTTCATCTTCATATAGTAACAAATGAccacatttttaaactttggaTCTTTGTTTAGACTCGTCAGTTGATGGAGGAGTTAACAGAACTTCCAGTTATGGTTGAGCTAGCTAGCGATTTCTTAGATCGAAATACACCAATATTTCGTGACGATGTCTGCTTTTTCATAAGTCAGTcaggtaaaaattaaaaaaattgtattttagtcatataaaaaagtatatggtcatatgaattttaaatacagtAGAATCTACCTAACTCAAACCTGGTATTAGTCTGGTATTTACTAAGATGGACAGATTTtcattaacttaaattttgtcTGTCCTGTTATCTTCTATAATGCCGGTTAATATAATCCATCTGCTagtatttactatttttcttcCCTTCGAAAcgtttatgtaataataatgacTTGCTTCAAAATTAAGAGTTCAGAGGTCAGATACCGGTTCTGACCCTATTTATGAGGTTCAATGCCAGCTCTAACTAGTAAGGAAGAAAGTATGAACCTCCTAATTAATTACCCTTTTGTGGTGCTCTGTAACAATACTATTAGGTCTTTTTGGATTTATTCAAAGTATGTTAGATGTggcttttaaatgtttgaaatcaAATTATTCTTGTGTTTAAAACCGGTTTTAAAGTCAAAGCTTTGTATTTTGCTAAAGAATTTGATGTAACAATTATTGAGGTGTATTGATCGAtggaaaaaaagaacaaatcaGAGCATTAAAAAGTGGAATTTTACTTACAAAGAACAGTTGACAATGGTGTTTTAGTTACTTAAAGGTGACAAAACCAACAACTGATGAACTTTACAAGACAATTGATATCGTTGtcaattttttgatgtttatataaagaaagttttgcgagtcaataaaacaaaaattaatttgaaactttttctgtATATAATATGTAGTAATATTCTATTTAACATAAGATTTTGTAGTTCTATactatattgtattatattaaaaaaattttaaaagtctcaaaatctttattaatcTGATGTTTTCGAAACGTTTGACATACCAAGAACTTTGTTTAGTTAGGGCATTTTCTATGTTGGACAATATGTCTATTGCCTATGAGGCTTTACTTAACTTAATTCTACTGTTGTATCAAAATTCTTAAATAGTGATAATAAATGgaatttaacaattttgttgttaCTTGTTCTTGTTAGGTGAAACTGCAGATACACTTATGGCACTTCATTACTGTAAAAGTCGTGGTGCATTAGTTGTTGGTATAACCAATACAGTTGGAAGTAGTATATCACGAGAAACTATGTGTGGTGTCCACATCAATGCTGGTCCAGAGATAGGGGTTGCTAGCACTAAAGCTTATACTAGTCAATTTTTGGCACTTGTTTTGTTTGCTGTGATGATGGCTGAAGATAGAACATCAAAGCAGGACCGTTGTAAAGAAATAATTCAAGCATTAAAAGTCTTTCCAAGTACTTTTTGGTATGGCGGTACTTTCAAAGcagattttttcatttaaaattcattaagaTTACATAAAACAAGTTTACTATTGTTTAGAATATATTTCGGAAGTACTCAAACTTGATCATAAAATAGAAGAAATTGCTAAGACaattaaagatgaaaaaagtttattagtaATGGGTAAAGGCTTTCAGTTTGCGACTTGTTTGGAAGGAGCATTGGTAGGATcaacttttaaacattctttggccttctttatttaatattctttgtcttttattttatgtattatgtatgtatatatatatatatatatatatatatatatatatatatatatatatatatatatatatatatatatttcttatagaaaattaaagaaattacatATATGCATTCCGAAGGCATTCTTGCTGGAGAATTAAAACATGGTCCATTAGCTCTTGTTGATAAAGATATGCCTGTGATTATGATTGCTCTTAAAGACAAAACTCATgatgtagttttttttctttctttgttttagttttttacaaaaatgtttttgctttaatgTTAGACTAATATTTCGTGTTTTAGAAATGCATGAATGCCCTGCAACAAGTTCTTGCAAGGAAAGGGCGTCCaattattatttgttcaaaGAATGACAAGGAAACGAGTATTCTGGGTTACAACAGTTTAGAAATACCGCAAGTGCCTGATTGTTTGTCTGGTATTCTAACAGTTATTCCTTTGCAACTACTTTCATTTCATCTTGCCGTTTTACGTGGTTATGAcgtatgttttttaatgtttatattttgctttttgactcaaactatttattgttttttgtttttgtttatgtaattaTCCCCTcagttttgaatattatattaatttttaggtTGATTGTCCACGTAATTTAGCAAAGTCTGTCACCGTGGAATAGGTTATCATCCAGATTGTTCTATAAGTAGGTTGCGGGAATTTTCATGAGATAATAGAGATCGGGAAGAAttaggtttttataataaagtgaTATtagattaactttttaaatatatatcattttaattgtaaagtttattattttatattatatgtgaTCAAGTTTTACACTTTTGAAAactaactttaataattttttaagttttgcttttttgtataatttataaatataaaatagaatattaaTAGAATATCTGTTAAACCAATTTTACGTATTAATTGCGCTTGTTTTAGCAACTTTGAAAAGTTTAGTAATACGAGCTGCAAATGTGAGACACATTGAATTCACATTAGGGTGTATATAGGTCatatccaaatttttttttaattaaacacttaaacctataataataaattttttcctttgttCCTTTAATGTTTGTTGGCGTGAGAAAATGACTTTTGAAACTTGTCGATAGTTGGttaattttatcttgttttaaatggaCGTTTGTTCcaacatttaaacttttattttaatttaagtatgacaattcttttgtttttcaatactAAGTTGCTGTCcgtatttatttcaattttgagTTTACGGATTTTAATTAAGTAGAAGATAATAGGCTGGGTAAACATTGCTTTTGACGTGTATAATATCACGCAATacttgtatataaatttaaaatcaaatctcgtattttgtttaatttatattttcatcgataatatttttttaaaacatcttatttatatgttaaaaaaaataaaattattcaaaatttctgTCATTTATGCAGTATTTCTTCTGTTTTAGtatgttattttagaaaaaaaatttctctttttctaaaataacataCTAAAACATGAGAATTTGGTATTTCAGctacatatatattaatttttcagatatattcccaaaaaatacataattctcaatatatataattctcaactaaaataaacttattaaactcaAACTTCAGAAAAACACATGATCATCAATTTTTAACGACAAGTTTTTCATGACTTTACGGGTATTTAGGGGCTATTACGGATATTTAGGGGTTTGGCAATAAGACTATTTtagtcttcttcttgcccccgCTATTCGTATATTTTAcagaagaaaaataataatttgcaaCGGCaagtttagaaaaacaaaaagttataaaaattaaaaatcaaccaCTGCATTAAAGAATGtctttatgtaataaaaatgtatatataaatgttataaactcATTGCTCTCACACTAATGGCATGCAAGGAAGTTTAACATTTTAGGTGTTTAATGTTGACAGATTCCGATTATCGCAATACTTTTGAAAAGCTTTACATAAGCATgagtatataaatgtttggagtttgctccatgccGTTACATAAAGtctcaaacaaaaacaaaaagcttaATACGGGCCTGATTTTAAATATGTGATTGGAACCCGgttgtttaaatattgtgatttacacttttgttagctttttttattttaaatatttgaaaatttaaaataaaaaaaagtaacaaaaatttactgaaataaaaagaacatGAAGTTATTTCatctatatgataaaataacatCAAGACACTTTTCTTCACAATCGcccatataattttaaatttgaaagtgtGCTTTTTTGAACCATTCTTCTAAATTcgcaatattaaataaattaaaataagcggTTGTTGTGGTTATgaaaagcaataatttttttaagttaattacttttatttttttaactttaatttttttttctttaattaatcttgatgttatttacatcatttgtttaaaagctttttttaaagactGTCTGGCTTATTGTTCTTGCTTTGAAAATGGCTCtgcattttgcaattttattctaAGTTTTGTATTTTGGCTTCTTTTGATCAGCTtggttgttgttaaaaaccaatcCAACCAAACTGAAAGTTATTTCTGGAAATTACTAACTAGAATAATtgttagataataaaataataaaggaatAATTGTTTTCTGGAatagattaattaaaattatttcattccAGACAACAGTTTTATGAatagatattaataaataaacaacaacaacaaaaaaaaatttcatttctgtTAGAGTGGTTGTTACGACAGGGCCGTCCCGAACGGGGCGTGAAAGGGGTATCTCCCACCCCCAAGCTGTTATATATGCATCTAAGTTAGCACATTTGTACATTTAGCATTTCAGTTGGCAAGTTTTGAAGTATAGTTGGTATATGTCAAATATCGAGGACCCTTTTGGTTGTGTGTGTCTCTATTTGGCAAAAAACACGTATtaccccttccccccccccccttcccaaTGAGAGACCTCTTCGGGACAGCCCTGACAACAACCAAGCTAAATAAGAAAAGCGAAAAGCAGCAGCGTACCTACAAATATGCCCGGCTCCTGTAAGGTAAATTTTTATCAGGGCCACTAACCTATTTCCTTCTGACATtaatactaaaacaaataaataaaaaaaaatgccttttttaagcctttttgcaaaaaatctttctttctaaaaagttaccccaactttaaagaaaaataaaacattagagaaaaaaataaggGTACAACCCCCCTTGCccagaaaacaaatttaacatgCATGTTCATTGGTACTACACAAATGCTGTCaagataaagtaaaatcaaagtaaagtctgaaagataaagtaaaaaaaaaaaaaagagagagatttaaaaaaatggagttCTCCAGTTGgttctgaaaatatttttaagatgtacttttattaaatttacacaaatgctggaagtttcagagctctagctagtctggaaggtagtgaaaaatcaattgcaaaattcCGGGACAACTGATAGCCGACAAACATCCTGTAAAGTCAAACTgacgtttgaaaaaaaatttattctaaagcTTATTCTAAAGcactattttaattgaataagattttatttttcttatcatCTTTGTACGGGTTGGACACCAACGCAACAAAAAGGAGGTTATTAGGATGCCCACAACCTATAGTAGAAGATTGAACAACTCTCCTTaccatcttttttcaaatagattatatatgataaaacgcaataaaaGATTATGTCTGATAAACACTCTTTTAATCATATTAATTTTATCAGAtagtttaaataacttaaaattttttgaaaactgttttagCAGTCGATGTCCTTGTGGataccaaaaatgttttttttcgtcATATTACCATAATAAAATGCTTGATTGAAAAGGCAAATATAGGGATAAAAATTGGACAAAAAGCGCGCTCTAACAAACAATGACTTAATCAAGGTTTAAACATGTATGAATTACCCATAGCTTAGAAATTATGCCCCTTCACATCCTCCTCCCCCTCCCTCTGCTAAAGTTTTATTATGGCCATTAACCTATTTCtgctcaacaaaaaaacaaaacaaaagggTGGTCGATTGctgtttcaataaaatttcttCTCTCTTTAAGATTGAAGTATTGTCTCTAGCAGCAGATAAGGGAAAAGTTCTCGACTTAATTGGGAGATTAAGAGTTGGTATCACACTATCTTTCATCAACTTTCTACCATGATCTAAAAGTATtgataataagtatataattaaAGCTGcaataacaatgataattatGCACTAATAGTATTAGTGCATAATTATCATTGTTATGGcagctttaaatatatactattttttcatatcatatattactattactttatttccgtttaaactttttaattttaattaaaaatgtattagtaatacattttaaattaaaattaaaaattttaaacgaaaataaagtaatagtaacataaaaaagtaacataaaaataagtttgtaaataaactttttttagagcaaagtcagggttagggtaaattttttttccataaggATTATGGATTagtattagtaaataaatatataagattAGTAAAGTAAACATTTACATATCCACAACTGTTCTGAACTAAAATGTCGTTCGCAAATGTATAAACTGTTTAACTGAATAATTTTTAGAACACGGTCCTTAGAGATTACATTTATCAACTCTTCTCTCCGCTTATTTTTCACAGGATCATTTGACTCTATAgggataaaaaaaatactttcattatatttttttcttcgcGAAACAGGACATCCAAATATTGAACAATTAGCACCTGGCATtgcaaaaataagttttattatagaGTAAAGTACTTTCGCTATGagattttgttatttactttatttaatgtGCACCTTCGGAAGAATGAGTACgagtaatttttttgacaaaacataaacaaagcaCTATTGTTTGTTTCCAAACTATCTATTCTTGTGACCATGACAAAACccaaaatcaatcaaatttgCTCGATTTTTTTTACCAGATGGGCCCCATCCGGAAACCAAAACACTTTCCTGTTAAAATCCCGCTCCTGTAAGCCTGACAAAAGCCATACGGTACCCgtctgtcaatgttggctgggttGTTACTAAAGAATTGCAATTTTGTGACTAGAGGGAGAGAGAGGGTCAGAAATGATCAAAATTCGCGTGAcgtaattttagataattagcAGTTATagtaagaattttataaattctttttcttatgAGAAAGAAGCTGAAACaattattttccataaaattaaTCAAGGAATATGATATGGTCTCGAAGATAAAAGTTGATGATCTaaagaaagaaattaatatcggaaataaagagaaaaagaagAGTCTTTGGCTCGTGGATTTGCTTCAATAGAA containing:
- the LOC136080720 gene encoding glutamine--fructose-6-phosphate aminotransferase [isomerizing] 2-like, with product MEYFFASDASAIIEHTKRVIFLEDEDLAWVKDGNLQIARMNNKTSSTRDVQTLQLEIQEIMRGSYSSFMQKEIMEQPESVYNTMRGRVNFQNNSVLLGGLVSHMGYIKRCRRLIFIACGTSYHSAVATRQLMEELTELPVMVELASDFLDRNTPIFRDDVCFFISQSGETADTLMALHYCKSRGALVVGITNTVGSSISRETMCGVHINAGPEIGVASTKAYTSQFLALVLFAVMMAEDRTSKQDRCKEIIQALKVFPKYISEVLKLDHKIEEIAKTIKDEKSLLVMGKGFQFATCLEGALKIKEITYMHSEGILAGELKHGPLALVDKDMPVIMIALKDKTHDKCMNALQQVLARKGRPIIICSKNDKETSILGYNSLEIPQVPDCLSGILTVIPLQLLSFHLAVLRGYDVDCPRNLAKSVTVE